A genomic window from Polaribacter gangjinensis includes:
- a CDS encoding FdhF/YdeP family oxidoreductase, which produces MSKKIQATPPEKLTGIELTEIPTSAAGFKAITSVFKTINNEVGLLKGIGLLKNLNQKDGFDCPGCAWPDPDEKRAFLAEYCENGAKAIAEEASKNIVSPIFFETHSIQELSEMSDFELGKSGRITHPMYLAEGAEHYQKIEWKDAFELIGKELNALNFPDEAIFYTSGRTSNEAAFLYQLFVREFGTNNLPDCSNMCHESSGVALSETLGIGKGSVTLDDFNHADLVIVIGQNPGTNHPRMLTALHETKKNGGKIITINPLPEVGLMRYKDPQNPLKWVGSGESLTDIFLQVKINGDVALLKIILKLMKEQEELHPNSVFNYSFIQEKTAGFDDFLNDLDRYSIEELLPQTGISYEKIKEATQLIINNEKIIICWAMGLTQHKNAVDNIRELVNILLLKGSIGKKGAGTCPVRGHSNVQGDRTMGIWERPKKEFLDSLEKEFGFKTPRNHGYDVVDAIEAMHQKKASVFIGMGGNFISATPDTNYTATALQNCNLTVQISTKLNRSHLIHGKKALILPCLGRSEKDIQASGEQFVSVENSMGIVHQSKGHLEPCSKSLFSEAAIVAGIANATLKNSTTNWTNIISNYDFIRNKIEATIPGFEDYNKRIRQESGFYLPNNARENNFSTTKTGKANFSINKTSEIDLKENQFLMMTIRTHDQYNTTIYGLNDRYRGILNERRVIFMNKEDMKNLGLQKLDLVDLTSHFNGEERNAHQFLVIPYDIPKQCTATYYPETNVLVPFNSVADISNTPTSKTIIISIKKSIKCL; this is translated from the coding sequence ATGTCAAAAAAAATTCAAGCAACACCTCCAGAAAAATTGACAGGAATTGAACTCACAGAAATTCCAACTTCTGCTGCTGGTTTTAAGGCAATAACGTCTGTTTTTAAAACCATAAATAACGAAGTAGGACTTTTAAAAGGCATTGGATTACTCAAAAACTTAAATCAAAAAGATGGTTTTGATTGTCCAGGATGTGCTTGGCCTGATCCTGATGAAAAAAGAGCATTTTTGGCTGAATATTGCGAAAATGGCGCAAAAGCAATTGCTGAAGAAGCCAGTAAAAATATAGTATCTCCTATTTTTTTTGAAACACATTCTATACAAGAATTATCTGAAATGTCAGATTTTGAATTAGGAAAAAGCGGACGAATTACACATCCAATGTATTTGGCAGAAGGTGCTGAACATTATCAAAAAATCGAATGGAAAGATGCTTTTGAATTGATTGGAAAAGAATTAAACGCCTTGAATTTTCCTGATGAAGCCATTTTTTACACATCAGGAAGAACCAGCAATGAAGCTGCATTTTTATACCAACTTTTTGTAAGAGAATTTGGTACCAATAATTTACCAGATTGTTCTAATATGTGTCATGAATCTAGTGGTGTAGCGCTTTCTGAAACATTGGGAATTGGAAAAGGTTCTGTTACTTTAGATGATTTTAATCATGCAGATTTGGTCATTGTAATAGGCCAAAACCCAGGAACAAACCATCCAAGAATGTTAACAGCATTGCATGAAACCAAAAAAAATGGTGGAAAAATAATCACCATAAATCCATTGCCCGAAGTTGGTTTGATGCGTTATAAAGACCCTCAAAATCCCTTAAAATGGGTTGGTTCAGGTGAGAGTTTAACAGATATTTTTCTACAAGTTAAAATAAATGGTGATGTAGCTTTGTTGAAAATCATTCTTAAATTGATGAAAGAGCAAGAAGAATTGCATCCAAATTCGGTATTTAATTATTCATTTATTCAAGAAAAAACAGCTGGTTTCGATGATTTTTTGAATGATCTAGATCGTTATTCTATAGAAGAATTATTACCTCAAACTGGCATTTCGTATGAAAAAATTAAAGAAGCAACTCAATTAATCATCAACAATGAGAAAATCATTATTTGTTGGGCAATGGGTTTAACACAGCATAAAAATGCGGTTGATAATATTAGAGAATTGGTCAATATATTGCTTTTAAAAGGAAGTATTGGGAAAAAAGGTGCAGGAACTTGCCCTGTTCGTGGACATTCAAATGTGCAAGGAGATAGAACTATGGGAATTTGGGAAAGACCCAAAAAGGAATTTTTAGATAGTTTGGAAAAAGAATTTGGATTTAAAACTCCTAGAAATCATGGCTATGATGTTGTTGATGCTATTGAAGCAATGCATCAAAAAAAAGCAAGTGTTTTTATAGGAATGGGAGGAAATTTTATTTCAGCAACTCCCGATACTAATTATACAGCAACCGCTTTACAAAATTGTAATTTGACGGTTCAAATATCTACAAAACTAAACAGAAGTCATTTGATTCATGGAAAAAAAGCATTGATTTTACCTTGTTTAGGACGTTCTGAAAAAGATATTCAAGCTTCTGGTGAACAATTTGTATCTGTTGAAAACTCAATGGGAATTGTACATCAATCAAAAGGTCATTTAGAACCTTGTTCAAAAAGTTTGTTTAGTGAGGCTGCTATTGTTGCAGGAATTGCCAATGCAACATTGAAAAATTCAACTACAAATTGGACAAATATCATCTCAAATTATGATTTTATACGCAATAAAATTGAGGCAACAATTCCGGGATTTGAAGATTATAACAAACGAATTCGTCAAGAAAGCGGATTTTATTTACCAAACAATGCCAGAGAAAATAATTTTTCAACAACCAAAACAGGAAAAGCAAATTTCAGCATCAATAAAACTTCAGAAATTGATCTAAAAGAAAATCAATTTTTAATGATGACCATTCGAACTCATGATCAATATAACACAACTATTTATGGTTTAAACGATAGATATAGAGGCATTTTAAATGAAAGAAGAGTCATTTTTATGAACAAAGAAGACATGAAAAATCTTGGTTTACAAAAACTAGATTTGGTTGATTTAACCAGTCATTTCAATGGAGAAGAAAGAAATGCCCATCAATTTTTAGTGATTCCTTATGATATCCCTAAACAATGTACCGCAACTTATTATCCAGAAACAAATGTTTTAGTACCTTTTAACAGTGTAGCAGATATCAGTAATACGCCCACTTCAAAGACAATTATAATAAGTATTAAAAAATCAATTAAATGTTTATGA
- a CDS encoding HD family phosphohydrolase, which produces MSELVNKLYRNNSIIYKIILFILTTIAIVYLFPKGGQFKYDFSNGQLWKYDNLYAPFDFAIQKTADEIATEKNEIIANATQYFEYNTKIVTEVNETFVKKIYSIKSKDSLSDEDVKSLRRIGEKVLQKVYEQGFLEDLITDVSFKNDEIVALKKDNVVSDVLFKNLFTTKDILSIINANLGKKPYDFKQEILLNILVNSIKPNVFYDEEFTAKIINNQLKNISLTQGKVASGELIILKGGIVEGKKLAMLNSLKTESESKIWTESNYNWIVLGYTILVSLALLMLLLFLHKYRIEIFNNNNKVTFIFFNVFAIIFVQTLVIKYNADYLYVVPLSILPIIIKAFFDARLGLFTHVLTVLLLGYIVPNSFEFIYLHIIAGIVTILTVSELYKRANLFISVAQITFIYMLTYFAFSVIKEGNASQLNFDYFTLFAANGLLSFLSIILIYLYEKVFGLVSDVTLLELSNTNTKLLRELNEKAPGTFQHSMQVANLAEAAANEIGANSMLVRTGALYHDIGKMYNPLYFVENQTTGVNPHSDLSPKDSAKIILDHVIKGIELAKKHNIPDRVIDFIRTHHGTTTTYYFYKKEQELNPDSKVDMKQFQYQGPIPFSKETAILMMCDSSEAASKSIKNPTAQSISDLIDKIIEKQMADNQFLNSDITFREIKIIKKVIKKKLMNIYHLRVDYPE; this is translated from the coding sequence ATGAGCGAATTAGTAAATAAACTTTATAGAAATAATTCGATTATTTATAAAATAATCCTATTCATACTTACCACAATTGCAATTGTTTACTTGTTTCCTAAAGGAGGACAATTTAAATATGATTTTAGCAATGGACAACTCTGGAAATATGATAACTTGTATGCTCCTTTTGATTTTGCCATTCAAAAAACGGCTGATGAAATTGCTACCGAAAAAAATGAAATCATTGCCAATGCAACGCAATATTTTGAGTATAACACAAAAATTGTTACTGAGGTAAATGAAACATTTGTAAAAAAGATATATTCAATTAAATCAAAAGATTCTTTGAGTGATGAAGATGTAAAATCGCTCAGAAGAATTGGTGAAAAGGTGTTACAAAAAGTTTATGAGCAAGGATTTTTAGAGGATTTAATTACGGATGTTTCTTTTAAAAATGATGAGATTGTTGCATTAAAAAAAGACAATGTTGTTTCTGATGTACTGTTTAAAAACTTGTTTACTACCAAAGATATTTTATCGATAATTAATGCAAACCTTGGAAAAAAACCTTACGATTTTAAACAAGAAATATTGTTGAATATTTTGGTGAATTCGATAAAACCAAACGTTTTTTATGATGAAGAATTTACTGCTAAAATCATCAATAATCAACTTAAAAATATTTCCTTAACACAAGGAAAAGTTGCATCTGGAGAATTAATTATTTTAAAAGGCGGCATTGTTGAAGGTAAAAAATTAGCCATGCTGAACTCTTTAAAAACAGAATCTGAATCGAAAATATGGACAGAATCTAACTACAATTGGATTGTTTTAGGTTATACAATACTAGTTTCATTGGCATTGCTGATGTTGTTGTTATTTCTTCATAAATATAGAATCGAAATTTTCAACAACAATAACAAGGTAACGTTTATATTTTTCAATGTTTTTGCGATTATATTCGTTCAAACATTGGTTATTAAATACAATGCAGATTATTTATATGTTGTTCCATTAAGTATTCTGCCAATAATTATAAAAGCCTTTTTTGATGCGCGTTTAGGATTATTTACTCATGTTTTAACAGTATTACTTTTGGGATATATTGTTCCCAACAGTTTTGAGTTTATTTATTTGCACATTATTGCTGGAATTGTAACAATTTTAACGGTTTCAGAATTATACAAAAGAGCCAATTTATTTATTTCTGTTGCGCAAATTACATTTATTTACATGCTTACTTATTTTGCTTTTTCGGTCATTAAAGAAGGCAATGCATCGCAATTAAATTTTGATTATTTCACTCTATTTGCCGCAAATGGATTGTTATCTTTTTTGTCAATAATTCTAATTTATTTATACGAAAAAGTATTTGGATTGGTTTCGGATGTTACTTTATTAGAGCTTTCAAACACAAACACAAAATTATTAAGAGAATTGAATGAAAAAGCACCAGGGACTTTTCAGCACTCCATGCAAGTTGCCAACTTAGCAGAAGCTGCAGCAAATGAAATTGGCGCAAATTCAATGTTAGTAAGAACTGGAGCACTATATCATGATATTGGAAAAATGTATAACCCTTTATACTTTGTTGAAAATCAGACTACAGGAGTAAATCCACATAGTGATTTATCTCCAAAAGATAGTGCGAAAATCATCCTTGATCATGTTATAAAAGGTATAGAATTGGCAAAAAAGCACAATATTCCTGATCGAGTAATAGATTTTATTAGGACACATCATGGTACAACAACTACATACTATTTTTATAAAAAAGAACAAGAGTTAAATCCTGATTCAAAAGTTGATATGAAGCAATTTCAATATCAAGGACCCATACCATTTTCTAAAGAAACTGCCATTTTAATGATGTGTGATTCATCAGAAGCAGCTTCAAAAAGTATTAAAAACCCAACAGCACAATCTATAAGTGATTTAATAGATAAAATTATTGAAAAACAAATGGCTGATAATCAGTTTTTAAATTCCGATATTACTTTCAGAGAAATTAAAATAATTAAAAAAGTAATTAAGAAAAAATTGATGAATATTTATCATTTACGAGTAGATTATCCTGAATAA
- a CDS encoding sugar phosphate nucleotidyltransferase: MHDNLIILAGGMSSRMKKNSTSNSLSKEEEIQANERSKSLISVGNNGRPLLDYLLFNAKKAGYKNIYIVINEKATLFKELYGQKKENNPFHGLSISFAIQYIPENREKPFGTADAVFQTVEQFPELNHQQYTICNSDNLYSEKSLKILRETQNKNAFISYDRDALHFSTDKILGFAVMNLDSQNYLKSIIEKPSEAIANNHKDSLGKIRVSMNIFKFDGENMFSYLKNCPVNPERNEKELPTAVLNCVKDDARAFLGIPISEHVPDLTSKEDISIIKEYLKNHYPENLNW, from the coding sequence ATGCACGATAATCTGATAATTTTAGCTGGTGGAATGTCTTCCAGAATGAAGAAAAATTCAACTTCTAATTCTTTGTCAAAAGAAGAGGAAATTCAAGCCAATGAAAGAAGTAAAAGTTTGATAAGTGTAGGAAATAATGGCAGACCGTTATTAGATTATCTGTTGTTCAATGCTAAAAAAGCAGGATATAAAAATATCTATATTGTCATCAATGAAAAAGCAACACTTTTCAAAGAATTGTATGGTCAAAAAAAAGAAAACAATCCATTTCACGGTTTATCAATTTCTTTTGCAATCCAATATATTCCTGAAAATAGAGAAAAACCATTTGGAACAGCAGATGCTGTTTTTCAAACAGTTGAACAGTTTCCTGAGTTAAATCATCAACAATATACCATTTGCAATAGCGATAATTTATACTCAGAAAAATCTTTGAAAATCTTAAGAGAAACTCAAAATAAAAATGCGTTTATTTCTTATGATAGAGATGCTTTACATTTTTCAACTGATAAAATATTAGGTTTTGCTGTCATGAATTTAGACTCCCAAAACTACTTGAAGTCAATTATTGAAAAACCATCTGAAGCAATTGCCAATAATCATAAAGATTCTTTAGGAAAAATTCGTGTAAGCATGAATATTTTTAAGTTTGATGGTGAAAATATGTTTTCATATTTGAAAAATTGCCCTGTAAATCCTGAAAGAAATGAAAAAGAATTACCAACAGCTGTGTTGAATTGTGTAAAAGATGATGCAAGAGCTTTTTTGGGAATTCCGATTTCAGAGCATGTTCCTGATTTGACTTCAAAAGAAGATATTAGCATCATCAAAGAATATTTAAAAAATCATTACCCAGAAAATTTGAACTGGTAA
- the fdhD gene encoding formate dehydrogenase accessory sulfurtransferase FdhD, whose product MQSHIYQGIKITRNSHQVFEDELVVEAPLQININNEPYTVVMRTPDDDMELVRGLLFAEDIYKSVVNFNFSIIESQNSIPTIVNVTIPDNNLGKGYLNKRTLLSVSSCGICGKKELKDIEISGEKFEKNQAISLEKKQEMYSKMSSFQHNFKKTGGSHAAAIFDEKNQLLSIKEDIGRHNAVDKVIGDLLQKNHLKKAQFLLVSGRVSYEIVTKAFIAKIPIIVAVSACSSLAVDFAKEFGICLIGFTREDKMTVYANPNLKTT is encoded by the coding sequence ATGCAATCACACATTTATCAAGGAATAAAAATCACAAGAAATTCTCATCAAGTCTTTGAAGATGAATTGGTGGTTGAAGCGCCTCTTCAAATAAACATCAACAATGAACCTTATACGGTCGTAATGAGAACTCCTGATGATGATATGGAATTGGTTAGAGGATTGCTATTTGCAGAGGATATTTATAAAAGTGTCGTCAATTTTAATTTTTCAATTATTGAATCTCAAAACTCAATTCCAACAATTGTAAATGTTACAATTCCTGATAACAATCTTGGAAAAGGGTATTTAAATAAAAGAACACTTCTTTCCGTTTCTTCTTGCGGAATTTGTGGTAAAAAAGAATTAAAAGATATTGAAATTTCTGGAGAAAAATTTGAGAAAAATCAAGCAATTTCTCTTGAAAAAAAACAAGAAATGTATTCAAAAATGAGTTCATTTCAACATAATTTCAAAAAAACAGGAGGAAGTCATGCTGCTGCAATTTTTGATGAAAAAAACCAACTTTTAAGCATCAAAGAAGATATTGGTAGACACAATGCAGTTGACAAAGTTATTGGTGATTTACTTCAAAAAAATCATTTAAAAAAAGCTCAATTTTTATTAGTGAGTGGCAGAGTTTCCTATGAAATTGTCACCAAAGCTTTTATTGCAAAAATTCCTATTATTGTAGCAGTTTCAGCATGTTCTTCATTAGCAGTTGATTTTGCAAAAGAATTTGGAATTTGTCTAATAGGTTTTACAAGAGAAGATAAAATGACAGTGTATGCGAATCCAAATTTAAAAACTACGTAA
- a CDS encoding sodium:solute symporter family protein: MISLNTFDYILIIGFFALTLFIGIYVSKKSSKDSTEYFLSGRNMPWWLLGVSMVATTFSTDTPNFVTDIVRKDGVSANWMWWAFLITGLLTVFVYAKLWRKSDLKTDIEFYELRYGGKPAKFLRAFRALYLGFLFNIFAMAGVTLAAIKIGGIMLGLEPWETIIYAGTVTVIFSTLGGFKGVVYTDFILFFTAMAGAIGAAIYLVNIPEVGGIQALLSNENVTDKLSILPDFSNTEAIITLLIIPLSVQWWSSWYPGAEPGGGGYIAQRMLAAKDENNAIGATFFFNIMHYALRPWPWILVALASLVVFPDVASIKEAFPNIADNKLGHDLAYSAMLTKLPNGLLGLVLASLIAAYMSTISTHLNWGSSYIVNDFYKQHINKNASEKELVFTGKISTIILMIFSALFALYLQNAKQLFDIIIMFGAGTGLIFILRWFWWRINAWSEISAMIVSGVISLLFSSDVINELFFGAQGFFPSWAKFPLTVLITSIIWIVVTYLTKPENEETLTNFYKKTIPGGPSWKFYFTSIVKEKNIDINYEKSWNLSSEIKAILLGCLLIYSILFATGHWIYGNTKTAISITLLVTISIYLLSKIWKKLKNNFL, from the coding sequence ATGATTTCACTCAATACTTTTGATTATATTTTGATAATTGGCTTTTTTGCTCTTACTCTATTCATTGGAATTTATGTTTCAAAAAAATCTAGTAAAGATTCTACTGAATATTTTCTCTCTGGAAGAAATATGCCTTGGTGGCTTTTGGGAGTTTCAATGGTTGCCACAACTTTTTCTACAGATACACCAAATTTTGTAACAGATATTGTAAGAAAAGACGGAGTTTCAGCAAATTGGATGTGGTGGGCATTTTTAATAACAGGGTTATTAACTGTATTTGTATATGCAAAATTGTGGCGAAAATCAGATTTAAAAACAGATATTGAGTTTTATGAATTGCGTTATGGAGGAAAACCTGCCAAATTTTTAAGAGCTTTTAGAGCCTTATATCTAGGGTTTTTATTCAACATTTTTGCAATGGCCGGCGTTACTTTGGCTGCTATAAAAATTGGTGGAATAATGTTAGGGTTAGAACCTTGGGAAACCATTATTTATGCAGGAACAGTTACAGTCATTTTTAGTACTTTAGGAGGATTTAAAGGCGTTGTTTACACTGATTTTATTTTGTTTTTCACAGCTATGGCTGGTGCAATTGGTGCCGCAATTTATTTAGTAAATATTCCTGAAGTTGGCGGAATTCAAGCGTTATTATCTAATGAAAATGTTACTGATAAATTATCCATTCTTCCAGATTTTTCAAACACTGAAGCTATCATCACATTACTCATTATTCCGCTTTCTGTTCAATGGTGGAGTTCATGGTACCCTGGAGCCGAACCAGGAGGAGGTGGTTACATCGCACAAAGAATGTTGGCTGCAAAAGATGAAAATAATGCTATTGGAGCTACTTTTTTCTTTAATATCATGCATTATGCTTTGCGCCCATGGCCTTGGATATTGGTGGCTTTAGCTTCGTTAGTAGTTTTTCCAGATGTTGCAAGTATTAAAGAAGCTTTTCCGAATATTGCCGATAATAAATTAGGACATGATTTGGCATATTCTGCAATGCTTACAAAATTACCGAATGGACTTCTTGGACTTGTATTGGCATCGCTAATTGCTGCTTACATGTCCACTATTTCTACTCATTTAAATTGGGGTTCATCTTATATTGTCAATGATTTTTACAAGCAACATATCAACAAAAATGCATCAGAAAAAGAATTGGTATTTACAGGAAAAATTTCAACAATAATTTTGATGATTTTTAGTGCCTTATTTGCATTATACCTTCAAAATGCCAAGCAACTTTTTGATATCATCATTATGTTTGGTGCAGGAACTGGATTGATTTTTATTTTAAGATGGTTTTGGTGGAGAATAAATGCATGGAGTGAAATATCAGCAATGATTGTTTCTGGAGTTATTTCTCTATTATTTTCGTCAGATGTTATAAACGAACTATTTTTTGGAGCGCAAGGATTTTTTCCTAGTTGGGCAAAATTTCCTTTAACTGTTTTGATAACTTCCATAATTTGGATAGTAGTTACTTATCTTACAAAACCAGAAAATGAAGAAACTCTCACTAATTTTTATAAAAAGACCATTCCAGGTGGACCTAGTTGGAAATTTTATTTTACCTCAATTGTAAAAGAAAAAAATATTGATATTAATTATGAAAAAAGTTGGAATCTATCCTCTGAAATCAAAGCAATATTACTAGGATGTTTATTGATTTACTCCATACTTTTCGCAACTGGCCATTGGATTTATGGAAATACCAAAACTGCAATTTCTATAACACTGTTGGTTACAATTTCAATTTACTTATTATCAAAAATTTGGAAAAAGTTAAAAAATAATTTTTTATAA
- a CDS encoding mevalonate kinase family protein, with the protein MDKILSIAPGRTCLFGDHQDYLGLPIIACTINRHITLMAVKNNKDYFFLDKPDIKIKRKIYFKNDIILPEKADFFLSTLQVLKRYGCIPNCGYDIKITGTIPINAGTSSSSAVVVAWVQFLLKAFGPQELLSPKSIAQIAFESEVLEYNFPGGKMDQFSISLGNIIYLETGHDFLVDVINSPLDGLIIAESGVKKDTIGLLKTLKENSWKAIKEVEKQIPNFSINDAKIEDLNMYFDCLTDDLKPYFEAALGNYDVTKKALHEFKKETLNLEKIGSLMNLHHHYLKNLLKITVPKIDDMIDAALKAGALGAKIVGSGGGGSIVVLSKKENEQQILDAILATGAKDAYAVSVDRGANVHFVNHF; encoded by the coding sequence TTGGATAAAATACTTTCAATTGCACCAGGAAGAACTTGCCTATTTGGGGATCATCAGGATTATTTAGGTTTGCCAATTATAGCCTGTACAATCAACAGGCACATCACTTTAATGGCTGTAAAAAATAATAAAGATTATTTTTTTCTAGACAAACCAGATATCAAAATAAAAAGAAAAATCTATTTTAAAAATGATATTATTTTACCTGAAAAAGCAGATTTTTTCCTATCAACATTACAAGTTTTAAAAAGATATGGTTGCATTCCAAATTGCGGTTATGACATAAAAATTACAGGAACAATTCCAATAAATGCGGGTACATCAAGCTCGTCAGCAGTTGTAGTTGCTTGGGTACAATTTTTATTGAAAGCATTTGGTCCACAAGAATTATTATCTCCAAAAAGTATTGCTCAAATTGCTTTTGAATCGGAAGTTTTAGAATACAATTTTCCTGGTGGAAAAATGGATCAATTTAGTATTTCTTTGGGCAATATAATTTATTTAGAAACTGGACATGATTTTTTGGTTGATGTTATAAATTCGCCTTTAGATGGATTAATTATTGCTGAATCTGGAGTAAAAAAAGATACTATTGGATTGCTAAAAACACTCAAAGAAAATTCTTGGAAAGCCATTAAAGAAGTTGAAAAACAGATTCCAAATTTTTCAATAAATGATGCTAAAATCGAAGATTTAAATATGTATTTTGATTGTTTGACAGATGATTTAAAACCTTATTTTGAAGCAGCTTTAGGAAATTATGATGTCACCAAAAAAGCACTTCACGAATTTAAAAAAGAAACTTTAAATCTCGAAAAAATAGGCAGTTTGATGAATTTACATCACCATTATTTAAAAAATCTCCTAAAAATTACCGTTCCAAAAATTGACGATATGATTGATGCTGCTTTAAAAGCTGGAGCATTAGGAGCAAAAATAGTTGGTTCTGGTGGTGGTGGAAGTATTGTTGTGCTGTCTAAAAAAGAAAATGAACAGCAAATTTTAGATGCAATTTTAGCTACAGGAGCCAAAGATGCGTATGCAGTTTCTGTTGATAGAGGTGCCAATGTTCATTTTGTAAATCACTTTTAA
- a CDS encoding beta-N-acetylhexosaminidase: MIIPKPNEISFRKETFQIDQKTIILSNEKTYKSAYLLKEYFKNSFDISLKISEKTIQKTNVIQFQFDDKIADEGYKLTIVNGIINIEASSEKGWFYGIQTLIQICDYNAFYSKELKSLKLKEATINDAPRFKWRAFMLDEARYFKGKEQVKLLLDEMAHLKMNVFHWHLTDDQGWRIEIKKYPRLTQIGATRKSTQIGPLEWDSPIQSGEVHEGFYSQEDIKEIIEYANERHITIVPEIEMPGHSSAAIAAYSWLGTSKNDIEVPIKFGVGTDVYDVADPKVYQFLTDVLEEVMALFPSKVIHIGGDEVKYNHWKSSKSVNEYMKKNNLKTPADLQVHFTNNISNFIQSKNRRMMGWNEIMGHNLHDYQQKNDTKTSQMLAKETIVHFWKGDIELATAAASNGYEIVNSFHNFSYLDYHYKNLPLSKAYSFDPIPEDLDAKYHDKIIGLGCQMWGEWIPTRGNMHFQVFPRIAAYAEIGWTKKELKDFDSFKSNLSSLEKRWTEKGIYFAPNAEVEKN, encoded by the coding sequence GTGATTATACCAAAACCAAATGAAATTTCTTTTAGGAAAGAAACTTTTCAAATTGATCAAAAAACTATCATTTTATCTAATGAAAAGACTTATAAATCAGCCTATTTATTAAAAGAATATTTTAAAAATTCATTTGATATATCATTGAAAATTTCAGAGAAAACCATTCAAAAAACGAATGTAATTCAATTTCAATTTGATGATAAAATTGCTGATGAGGGTTATAAATTAACAATTGTAAACGGAATTATAAACATTGAGGCTTCCTCAGAAAAAGGTTGGTTTTATGGCATTCAAACACTAATTCAAATTTGTGATTACAATGCTTTTTATTCAAAAGAATTAAAAAGTTTAAAACTTAAGGAAGCCACCATAAATGATGCTCCAAGATTTAAATGGCGAGCTTTTATGTTGGATGAAGCACGTTATTTTAAAGGAAAAGAACAAGTAAAATTACTGTTAGATGAAATGGCGCATTTAAAAATGAATGTATTTCATTGGCATTTGACAGATGATCAAGGTTGGAGAATCGAAATAAAAAAATACCCACGTTTAACCCAAATTGGAGCAACAAGAAAAAGTACTCAAATTGGTCCTTTAGAATGGGATAGCCCCATTCAATCAGGAGAAGTTCATGAGGGTTTTTACTCACAAGAGGATATCAAAGAAATTATTGAGTATGCAAATGAAAGACACATTACCATTGTTCCTGAAATTGAAATGCCGGGTCATTCTTCAGCAGCAATTGCCGCTTATTCTTGGCTAGGAACTTCAAAAAATGACATTGAAGTTCCCATCAAATTTGGCGTTGGAACTGATGTTTATGATGTTGCTGACCCAAAAGTCTATCAATTCTTAACGGATGTTTTAGAGGAAGTTATGGCGCTTTTCCCATCAAAAGTAATTCATATTGGTGGTGATGAAGTGAAATACAATCATTGGAAATCATCAAAATCAGTGAATGAATACATGAAGAAAAACAACCTAAAAACCCCTGCTGATTTACAAGTTCATTTTACAAATAATATTTCAAATTTTATTCAAAGTAAAAACAGAAGAATGATGGGTTGGAATGAAATTATGGGACACAATTTGCATGATTATCAACAAAAAAATGACACAAAAACTTCGCAAATGCTTGCTAAAGAAACTATTGTCCATTTTTGGAAAGGAGATATTGAATTAGCAACAGCTGCAGCAAGTAATGGTTATGAAATCGTAAATTCGTTTCACAATTTTTCGTATTTAGATTACCACTATAAAAATTTACCTTTATCAAAAGCGTACAGTTTTGACCCAATTCCTGAAGATTTGGATGCCAAATATCATGATAAAATTATCGGTTTAGGTTGTCAAATGTGGGGAGAATGGATTCCTACAAGAGGAAATATGCATTTTCAAGTTTTTCCGAGAATTGCTGCTTATGCCGAAATTGGATGGACAAAAAAAGAATTGAAAGATTTTGATTCTTTCAAATCAAACTTATCATCATTAGAAAAAAGATGGACTGAAAAGGGTATTTATTTTGCGCCAAATGCTGAAGTTGAAAAAAATTAA